From Spirosoma agri, one genomic window encodes:
- a CDS encoding tetratricopeptide repeat protein: MNNERIQQLIRFVQEEPNEPFNIYALAMEFLGSKPDQARIYFDQLLAEHPDYLPTYYHAAALYADLDKRDKAAALYEKGINLARKQTNQKTLQELQRAQQAFDDDEE, translated from the coding sequence ATGAACAACGAACGTATCCAACAATTAATTCGATTTGTGCAGGAAGAACCTAATGAGCCATTTAATATTTATGCGCTGGCTATGGAATTTCTAGGCAGTAAACCTGATCAGGCAAGAATTTATTTCGATCAATTACTGGCTGAACATCCGGATTATTTGCCGACGTATTATCATGCAGCAGCCTTATACGCTGATCTTGATAAACGGGACAAAGCCGCAGCGCTATACGAAAAAGGCATCAACCTGGCTCGGAAGCAGACTAACCAGAAAACCCTTCAGGAGTTGCAACGGGCGCAACAGGCGTTTGACGATGACGAAGAATAA
- a CDS encoding WecB/TagA/CpsF family glycosyltransferase, which yields MSVNTQQWSSMTANQDERLHKSASVLLRESVISLNLTLQTYDAFIQDVLRVARLRKSAYCCFANVHMLVEARHDRTFAQQVNKATWITPDGVPLRWALRAFYGIKQERITGLDVLPTLLAEAARQQLPVYFYGSSSDVLTRCAAFCANHHPTLRIVGHYAPPFRPLHPDEEQRVVDEITASGAALVFVSLGCPKQEKWMAAMSAQIPAVLLGIGGALPVLIGDFRRAPHWMQQWGLEWLFRLGQEPHRLVKRYVVTNLWFIYYFLRQLARQPGRS from the coding sequence ATGTCCGTTAATACCCAGCAATGGTCTTCTATGACAGCCAATCAGGACGAAAGGCTTCATAAATCAGCGTCGGTCTTACTGCGGGAGTCAGTAATCAGTCTCAATCTTACCCTTCAGACATATGACGCGTTCATTCAGGATGTTTTACGAGTTGCCCGTCTGCGTAAATCAGCCTACTGTTGCTTTGCCAACGTACACATGCTGGTGGAGGCTAGGCACGACAGAACGTTTGCGCAACAGGTGAACAAGGCTACCTGGATAACGCCCGACGGCGTTCCGTTGCGTTGGGCGCTGCGGGCTTTCTACGGAATTAAACAGGAGCGTATTACAGGGCTTGATGTACTCCCCACGTTGCTTGCTGAAGCGGCACGGCAGCAGTTGCCGGTGTACTTCTATGGTAGTTCATCGGATGTGTTGACGCGATGTGCGGCCTTCTGCGCAAACCATCATCCGACCTTACGCATCGTGGGCCATTATGCTCCACCCTTCCGGCCCCTGCATCCCGACGAAGAGCAACGCGTAGTCGACGAAATTACAGCTTCCGGGGCTGCGTTGGTGTTTGTCTCCCTCGGGTGCCCAAAACAGGAGAAATGGATGGCTGCCATGTCTGCCCAAATACCAGCCGTACTGCTGGGCATTGGTGGAGCCTTGCCCGTGCTGATCGGTGATTTCAGGCGGGCTCCCCACTGGATGCAGCAGTGGGGTTTAGAATGGCTTTTTCGGCTTGGTCAGGAGCCACACCGGTTAGTGAAACGATACGTCGTTACGAATCTATGGTTTATCTATTATTTCCTGCGCCAACTTGCCCGGCAGCCTGGTCGGTCATGA
- a CDS encoding glycosyltransferase family protein, which yields MPAPVILFAFKRAHELQRTLAALQANYLAAQTELYVFVDGPRYAHEVGKVEAVRAVVDTIRGFKTIHRFYSRSNIGCADSIIAGVTQILQHHSTVIVLEDDIVTTPNFLNFMNQCLGHYAGVPNVFSIGGYTFPFRQPDDYAVDGYFFPRTCAWGWAIWADRWQGVDWALTDFDDFMADPIARRQFNAGGSDRVRMLQRAKSREIDAWDIRLCYSAFKAGGLTIYPTVSKVLNIGIDSPDSTTEIVYDRYRPVLDSGQQTQFTLPKQVQPHPTYDRRFRWKFSVPVRAWNKLLTYSIPFFRVGVRS from the coding sequence ATGCCTGCTCCGGTTATTCTCTTTGCCTTTAAACGTGCTCACGAACTGCAACGGACGCTTGCTGCACTGCAAGCTAATTACCTGGCTGCCCAGACTGAACTCTATGTTTTTGTCGATGGGCCCCGGTATGCTCACGAGGTAGGTAAGGTCGAAGCGGTTCGGGCTGTCGTGGACACTATTCGCGGGTTCAAAACGATTCATCGGTTTTACAGCAGAAGCAACATCGGTTGTGCCGACTCGATCATTGCCGGGGTAACGCAGATTCTACAGCATCATTCGACGGTGATTGTCCTCGAAGACGACATTGTGACAACGCCTAATTTCCTGAATTTTATGAACCAGTGCCTCGGTCACTACGCCGGCGTACCGAACGTTTTTTCCATAGGAGGCTATACGTTCCCCTTCAGGCAACCGGACGATTATGCCGTCGACGGGTATTTTTTTCCAAGAACCTGCGCATGGGGATGGGCTATCTGGGCCGATCGCTGGCAAGGTGTCGATTGGGCACTGACTGATTTTGACGATTTTATGGCTGATCCCATTGCCCGACGACAGTTTAATGCCGGTGGAAGCGATCGGGTCCGAATGTTGCAACGGGCGAAAAGTCGGGAGATTGATGCCTGGGATATTCGACTGTGTTACAGTGCGTTCAAGGCCGGGGGACTGACGATTTATCCGACAGTTTCCAAAGTGCTCAACATTGGCATTGACTCACCCGACTCAACCACGGAAATCGTCTATGACCGCTATCGACCTGTTTTGGACAGCGGGCAGCAAACGCAGTTTACGCTTCCAAAACAGGTACAGCCTCACCCCACTTACGATCGACGCTTTCGGTGGAAATTCAGCGTTCCGGTGCGGGCATGGAATAAACTGCTGACCTATAGTATACCGTTTTTTCGGGTTGGCGTGCGGTCATAA
- a CDS encoding glycosyltransferase family 4 protein, with protein MRVLLIHNYYQQGGGEDTVFEQEINLLRDNGVTVETLIFDNDSFDGTLVGNALSAVRSLYNTQSARRLDRVIRQFRPDIVHIHNLFYTASAAVIWMAKKRHLPVVMTLHNYRLVCVNGLLMRGGITPCETCLTQLVPLAGIRNACFRGSMAQSAHLSAITLLHKVTGIWKSVDRFMVVTDFARQKILSSSLRLRSEQVCVKPNFVADAGYTNPEERADFFLYVGRLTAEKGISVLLQAAEKEGFRLDIIGDGPLMDDVLRATERTATIRYRGKQPREVVLTALKKCRALIVPSLWYEGLPTVILEAFASATPVICSDQQNLNQIVKNGQTGLLFKTGDSADLIRVLQTFTLHSDHLHHLAQQAYDEFLTRYTKTVSFKATLALYEELVGTVNEAVSVLENS; from the coding sequence ATGCGCGTATTACTGATCCACAACTATTACCAGCAGGGGGGAGGAGAGGACACAGTCTTCGAGCAGGAGATTAATCTGCTTCGCGACAACGGCGTTACCGTAGAAACATTGATTTTTGATAACGACAGTTTCGACGGAACCCTGGTAGGTAATGCGCTGTCGGCGGTCAGGTCACTCTATAATACCCAATCAGCTCGTCGGCTGGATCGGGTCATTCGCCAGTTTCGGCCAGATATTGTGCACATTCATAATCTGTTCTATACGGCCTCGGCAGCGGTAATCTGGATGGCCAAAAAAAGGCATCTTCCGGTCGTAATGACGTTGCATAACTACCGTCTGGTCTGCGTCAATGGGTTGTTGATGCGCGGAGGAATAACGCCCTGCGAAACCTGTCTGACTCAATTAGTGCCGCTGGCCGGTATCCGAAATGCCTGCTTTCGGGGCTCGATGGCACAGTCGGCTCATTTGTCGGCCATTACGTTACTTCATAAGGTGACAGGAATCTGGAAAAGTGTAGATCGGTTCATGGTCGTTACTGATTTTGCCCGGCAGAAAATACTCAGTTCATCGCTCAGGCTACGATCCGAACAGGTGTGTGTCAAGCCAAATTTTGTTGCTGATGCGGGGTACACAAACCCGGAAGAACGGGCTGATTTCTTTCTGTACGTGGGTCGGCTGACGGCAGAGAAAGGTATTTCGGTGCTGCTTCAGGCGGCTGAAAAAGAGGGGTTTCGGCTTGACATCATTGGTGATGGACCACTGATGGATGACGTCTTACGGGCGACTGAGCGTACGGCAACGATTCGATACCGGGGTAAACAACCTCGTGAAGTTGTACTGACTGCGCTTAAGAAATGCCGTGCCCTGATCGTTCCCTCGCTTTGGTACGAAGGGCTACCCACGGTAATTCTGGAGGCCTTCGCGTCTGCTACACCCGTCATTTGCTCGGACCAGCAGAATCTGAATCAGATTGTGAAAAATGGCCAGACTGGACTGCTGTTCAAGACGGGTGACAGTGCTGACCTGATCCGGGTTCTCCAGACGTTTACGTTGCATAGTGACCATCTTCATCACCTGGCTCAACAGGCGTACGATGAGTTTCTGACACGATACACGAAAACCGTCTCGTTCAAGGCAACGCTGGCCTTATACGAAGAACTGGTTGGTACTGTCAATGAAGCGGTTAGTGTGTTGGAAAACAGTTAG
- a CDS encoding acyltransferase, with translation MKQNLKSIVKSNQALYTLAQHWLAVKNRLARPIRGNNNRIVNKGVFVGVKIDIVGHNNRVEVGPGTCLSNMMIYIRGDNHRLQIGANSKYKGGSVWFEDSDCQISIGDNTTIESAHLAVTEPHKRITIGNGCLFSAGIDVRTGDSHSILSTETGQRINYAQNVTIEDHVWVGFNAVILKGVTIGHNSIISTNALVTRSIPSHSIAAGVPAKVIKSNIDWLQERIYDTE, from the coding sequence ATGAAACAGAACCTTAAATCGATCGTGAAGAGCAACCAAGCGCTTTACACTCTGGCCCAGCATTGGCTGGCAGTGAAGAACAGACTGGCAAGGCCCATTCGTGGTAATAACAACCGAATCGTCAACAAAGGCGTTTTCGTAGGCGTAAAGATCGATATTGTTGGTCATAACAATCGGGTCGAGGTTGGTCCGGGCACCTGCCTATCGAACATGATGATTTACATCAGGGGTGACAATCACCGGCTACAGATCGGGGCCAACAGTAAGTATAAAGGGGGGAGCGTTTGGTTTGAGGATTCGGACTGCCAGATTAGCATTGGCGACAATACCACCATCGAGTCGGCCCATCTGGCCGTAACGGAGCCCCATAAACGCATCACGATAGGAAACGGTTGCCTGTTTTCAGCGGGCATCGACGTACGAACCGGCGATTCGCACAGTATCCTCAGCACCGAAACTGGACAGCGGATCAATTACGCGCAGAACGTCACGATCGAAGATCACGTCTGGGTAGGATTCAACGCTGTCATTCTCAAGGGGGTAACAATTGGCCATAACTCTATTATCAGTACCAATGCACTTGTCACCCGAAGCATTCCGAGTCATTCCATCGCTGCGGGCGTTCCGGCAAAAGTCATCAAAAGCAACATCGACTGGTTGCAAGAACGCATCTATGATACAGAGTAA
- a CDS encoding glycosyltransferase family 2 protein, whose protein sequence is MIYIIIAVHNRRALTLGCLTCLAQQTLTDQRVVVVDDGSTDGTSEHISAQFPDVVVLPGTGSLWWAGATNLGIRYVLDTFSPGADDFILTLNDDTKIQPDYLASLLTAYRVNAPCLVGSVSVDVNAPQRLLYAGTHLNLRFPNIENWADTRFNNSYALLTKTGSYFVSESLPGRGMLIPLPVFNVIGLFDESHFQHHMADLDFSVSARKAGFQLVISAASVVHEYTDATGINVMRPMSLNQFWQALSATRSPINWKTRYHFALKQAPYTYLYFGLDMLRIIGGYALRQIRGHLYALCNSSSFAKKMSP, encoded by the coding sequence ATGATCTACATCATTATTGCGGTTCATAATCGGCGGGCATTGACGCTGGGATGCCTGACCTGTCTGGCGCAGCAAACGCTAACCGACCAACGGGTCGTTGTCGTAGATGATGGCTCTACTGACGGCACGAGCGAACACATTAGCGCACAGTTTCCGGACGTAGTGGTACTGCCCGGCACCGGGTCACTCTGGTGGGCGGGCGCTACAAACCTCGGCATCCGCTACGTGCTCGATACGTTCAGTCCCGGTGCTGATGATTTTATCCTGACCCTGAACGATGACACGAAAATTCAGCCCGATTATTTAGCCAGTTTATTAACAGCTTACAGGGTGAACGCGCCCTGCCTGGTCGGTTCCGTATCGGTTGATGTCAACGCACCGCAAAGACTGCTCTACGCCGGTACGCACCTGAATTTGCGTTTCCCAAACATTGAGAACTGGGCCGATACCCGCTTCAACAATAGCTACGCGTTGCTGACGAAGACAGGTTCTTATTTTGTGTCAGAAAGTCTTCCGGGACGGGGCATGTTGATTCCTCTACCCGTATTCAATGTGATCGGTCTTTTCGATGAAAGTCATTTTCAGCATCACATGGCCGATCTGGACTTTTCAGTCAGTGCCCGCAAAGCAGGCTTCCAACTGGTGATTTCCGCAGCAAGCGTTGTGCATGAGTACACTGATGCGACGGGGATAAACGTCATGAGACCAATGTCGCTGAACCAATTCTGGCAGGCGCTCTCTGCGACAAGATCACCCATCAATTGGAAGACTCGCTATCATTTTGCGCTGAAGCAGGCCCCCTACACGTACCTCTACTTCGGCCTCGATATGCTTCGAATCATTGGTGGCTATGCTCTTCGGCAAATAAGAGGTCATTTATACGCACTCTGTAATTCCAGTTCGTTCGCAAAAAAGATGAGTCCATGA